The Litorilinea aerophila region GCTGATGCAGGTGATCCAGGCCAGCGGCGCCACCGAAATTCGGGTGGCCCACGACGAGGCCGAACGGGCCCGCATCTGGAAAGGGCGCAAGGGCGCCTTCTCCGCAGTAGGCCGCCTGAGCCCCGACTACATCGTCCAGGACGGCGTGGTGCCCCGCAGCCGCCTGGGCCAGGCCCTGGCCCAGATCGAGAAGCTCAGCCAGGCCTACGGTCTGCGGGTGGCCAACGTCTTCCATGCAGGCGACGGCAACCTCCACCCCCTCATCCTCTTCAACGGCCGGGAGCCAGGCGCCCTGGAACGGGCTGAGGCCCTGGCCGGCGAGATCCTCCGCATGTGCATCGAGCTGGGTGGGTCTATCACCGGGGAACATGGCGTGGGGATGGAGAAGCGCCAGTACATGCCCGAAATGTTCAATGAGACGGACATGGCCGTGATGCACCAGGTCCGCCGCCGGGTGGATCCCAAGGAACTGGCCAACCGGGGCAAGATGTTGCCGGGCATGGCCCCCCACCCGCAGCCCATCCAAACGCAGGAGGTGATGGTACAACCATGAAGACGCCAACCATGGATGCCTCCGTGCAACGGCTCCGGCCCACCACGGTGGAAGAGGTCCAGGAAGCCGTGGGCCGCCATCCCCGGATCAAGCCGGTGGGCAACGGCAGCAAACGTGCCCTGGCCCGTCCTGGACCCGGGGAAACCGTGTTGGAGCTGGGGGGGCTTGCCCAGATCCTGGAGTATGAGCCGGCCGAATACACCTTCACTGCGCTGGCCGGCACGCCCGTGGCCACCATCCAGGCCGCCCTGGCCGAACATGGCCAGTATCTGCCCTTCGACCCGCCCCTGGCTGAACAGGGCGCCACCCTGGGCGGCACTGTGGCCGCCGGCCTGAGCGGATCCGGCCGATATCGCTATGGCGGCGTGCGAGACTTCCTCCTGGGCGTGCGCTTTGTGGACGGCCAGGGACGCCTGGTGCGAGGCGGCGGCAAGGTGGTCAAGAACGCCGCCGGCTTCGACTTTCCCAAGCTCATGGTGGGCAGCCTGGGCCGGCTGGGCGTGCTGGTAGAGGTCTCGTTCAAGGTCTTTCCCCGCCCCCCTGCCTATGCCACCCTGGTTGTCCCCCGCCCCTCCCTGGAGGACGCCCTGGAGACCCTGGCCAGGGTGGCCACCGCGCCCCTGGATGTGGAAGCCCTGGACCTGGTGCCCGGTGAACAGCCCCAACAACAGGCGACCCTCCACCTGCGCCTGGGCGGCCTGCCCGAGGTGATGGCCGCGCGGGCAGACCGGCTGCGAGAGTTCGTGGGCGGCGGCGAGCTGTACCAGGGCGAGGAGGACGCGGCCCTCTGGCGTCAGGTGGCCGGGTTCCAGTGGGCGCCGGCAGACCATACGGTGGTCAAGATCCCGGTCACGCCGACCACCATTCCGGCGCTGGAGGAGCGCCTGGCCTCCGTGAACGCCCCCCGGCGCTATGCCGTGGGCGGCCACCTGGCCTGGCTTGCCTGGCCTGGCCCCCTGACCCAGCTGGACAGATGGCTGGCGGAGCTGGGGCTGGGCGGCCTGGCGATCCTGGGGTCGGCCGAGCCGGTGGAGCTGGGGGTGCGCCGGGGGCTGCCCTTTTTGCGGCGCATCCAGGAAGCGCTGGATCCGGAGAAGCGTTTTTCAACCACAGAGCGGACATAGTACCCATGCAACACGCCATACCCGTGGAACACCTTGGGCCCCAGGGCGATGCCATGGCCCATGCGGTGGAGAAATGTGTACACTGCGGCTTCTGCCTGGCTGCCTGCCCCACCTACAAAGTGCTGGGCGAAGAAATGGACTCCCCCCGTGGCCGCATCTACCTGATGAAAGAAGCCCTGGAAGGGCATCTGACGGTGGACGCCATGGCCCCCTACATCGACCGCTGCCTGGGCTGCATGGCGTGTGTCACCGCCTGTCCGTCCGGCGTGGAATATGGCGAGCTGCTGGCGCCTTTCCGGGCCTTTGCCGAACCCAAACGCAGTCGCACCGGTCTGGAACGGCTGACCCGTCTTCTGGTCAAGGAGACCCTTCCCTACCCCGGCCGCTTCCGCCTGGCCGCCTCCCTGGGCCACCTGGCCAGGCCTTTCCAGCGCCTGTTGCCCGGCCCCTTCGCGGCCATGCTGGAGCTGCTGCCAGCCAGCCTGCCCACGGCGCCCCGCCTGCCGGAGCGCTACCCGGCTGTCGGTCGGCGGCGGGCCCGGGTGGCACTGCTGGCCGGCTGCGTCCAGCAGGTGTTGGCGCCCCAGATCAACTGGGCCACCTTGCGGGTGTTGGCCCGCAACGGCGTGGAGGTGGTCATTCCCCGGGGGCAGGGCTGCTGTGGCTCCCTCTCCATGCACATCGGCGAGGCAGAGCAGGCCCGGGCCCTGGCTCGACGCAACCTGGCTGCCTGGCCCGAAGACGTGGACGCGGTGCTCACCAACGCGGCCGGCTGCGGCTCGGGCATGAGGGAGTACGGGTTACTGTTCAAGGGCGAGCCAGAGGAAGAAGCGGCCCGGCGCCTGGCGGAAAAGACCCAGGACGTCAGCGTCTTCCTCCAGGAGCTGGGACTGGAGCCGCCTCCGCCCCTGCCAGAGGCCATCACCGCGGCCTATCATGACGCCTGCCACCTGGCCCATGCCCAGCGGGTCACCGCCCAGCCCCGTCGGCTTCTGGCCAGCGTGCCCAACCTCTCCCTGGTGGAGATCCCGGAGGGCGAGCTCTGCTGCGGCTCGGCCGGCACCTACAACCTGGAACAGCCCGAGGTGGCCGCGGAGCTGGGCGAACGTAAGGCCCGGAACATCCTGGCCACCGGAGCCCAGGCCGTCATCACCGGCAACATTGGCTGCATGACCCAGATTCAGGCCCACCTTCAGGCCTTGGGCCATGACCTGCCCGTCTGGCATACCATGGAAGTGTTGGATCGGGCCTACCGTGCGGCGCAACCCTCCCGCGGTTGAGATTCCCCATCTGTCATTGTGAGGGAGATGGCGCCGCATCGGGAGAGTGCGCCTCTGAGGATGCGCCCTCCACGAAAGGAGCGCCACTACAACGCGGAGTCGGCATCCTCAGAGGCCGCCCCAGACAGAGTGGATCCGCCGGTGGGCAACCATCGTGACGTGCTGAATCTGCACAGGTAGCTGAAGTGATGGTGTGGTATAGTTGAAAGGGACTGTGTGGGAGGTCTCAGGCCGGCCAGGCCCATGGCCGTGCAGAAGAGCGAGGGATCGGATGTCCAAGTTTGTGAAAGTCAAGACAGAACTGCGAGATGTGGCCCTGATCAAGCGGGCCCTGGACGACCTGGACATGGCGTACCAGGAAAACGCCGAGTTTGTCCACCGCTGGAGCGGCTTCCGGGGTGTGTTGCCCCTGGTGGTCCGCCAGGGCCATGTCCAGTTTGGCCTGCGTCCCACCGACGGCGGCGCCTACGAAGTAGTGGGCGACGACATGCAGATGGCCACCATCAGCAAGGCCCTGCAACAGCTCCAGCAGCGTTATGCCTACCACAAGGTGCTGGAGGAAGTGTCCCGGGCCGGCTTCGACCTGGTGGAGGAGAAGACCGGCCGCGATCAGGTGATCCGCCTCACCGTGCGGCGCTGGGCCTGAGCGAGCATGAGCGCGAAGGAGCCATCCATGAACCGGCAAGAGATTGAGATCGCCATCCTGCCCGATGGCCGCATCGAGTACACCATCAAGGGGGTCAAGGGAAGCGCCTGTGAGAGCATCAGCGCGCTGCTGGAGCAGTTGGGGCAGGTGGAGGTGGAAGAGCGCACCGGCGAGTACTACGACCAGGATGTGACCGGCCATGTCTCTCTCCACAACGCCTGAGACGCCGGAGGCCACCCCGGCTTCCAGCACCCGCTGGCCCATCGAAACCGAAGTCTACATCCTCCCCGACGGACAGGTCGTTTTCGCCGATCTGCCGGCCGAGCTGGCCACGCGGCTGGAGGTCATCGGCTCCGTCGAGCCCTGGACGCCGCAAGGCGATGCGGTAAGCGATGGCAACGAACAGTAGCATTTTTCTGACCGAAGAGACCACCCAGCCAGTCCGGATCCGCCAGCTCTTCCAGCATCTGGAGCTCTTCAGCGAGGGGGAGCCGCCCCGCCATGCCCTCTTTGTCCTGGGGCGGCCGAACCTGGCCGATGCCCTGTCGGAGCCAGGCGCCGGCGACCAGCTCCTGGTGATCGATCCGCCGGCCCGGGCCACCGAGCGCTTCCGCCTGGAAGGCCAGGTGGCAGCCCTCTACACCGGCCCCACGCCCCAGGAGCCGGCCCTGCCCCTGGTGCAGACCCAGGCCGGCGGCGTGGCCCACATCCGGGTGGGCGAGCACTTTCTGGACATCCACAGCCAGCAGCACCACACGGTGGTGCACCTGCCGGCCCTGGGCATCCTCTGTGGCGGCGATTTCGGCAGCGACGTCATCCCGCCGATCCTGGCGCCCGGTTCCACGGGCGACGACGAACTGGCCACCCTGCGTCTGCTGGCCCGGCTGGTGAAGGGGCACCGCCTTCAGATCTACGTGCCCCGCACAGGTGATCTGGGTACCGACAAATTCCAGGTGATGCAGCGGCTGGCCGCCGATGTGGCCTACCTGCATGGCCTCCGGCGGGTGGTGTCGGCGGCCGTCAGCCGGGGGGAAGATCCTGGGGCGATCCAGGCCCTGGCAGTTACCTTGCTCCCCACCAGCTGGCAAACCCCGCAAGGGCAACAGGTCCACGCCCGGAATGTGGACAACTTCCTCTCCTGAGGGCTGCCGGTATACTAGCTAGAGGAGTCGTCAAAGAGGCTGTTTTGGGCGGGCCGTTCCGGGTAGGGAACGCCCATGTGCTCGTAGGCGGCCCGGGTCGCCACCCGTCCCCGGGGCGTCCGATCCAGAAAGCCCAGTTGCAGCAGATAGGGCTCCACCACATCCATGATGGTGTCCCCCTCCTCGCTGATGCTGGCGGCCAGGGTCTCCAGGCCCACGGGGCCCCCGCCAAACTTGTTGATGATCCCATCCAACACCCGCCGATCCAGTTCGTCCAACCCCAGCTCATCCACATCCAACAGAGCCAGGGCCTGACGGGCCACGGTGCGGTCGATGACGCCGTTGGCCCGCACTTCCGCATAATCTCGCACCCGGCGCAGGAGCCGCAGGGCCACCCGGGGCGTTCCCCGGGAACGGCGGGCGATCTCCATCGCGCCGGCCGGGTCGATCTCCACCTGGAGGAGGCGGGCCGCCCGGCTGACGATCTCCTGGATGGCCTCCTGCTCGTAGAAGTCGAAACGCTCCACCACGCCGAAGCGGGCCCGCAGGGGCGCCGTCATCAGGGCCAGGCGGGTGGTGGCGCCGATGACGGTGAATTTGGGGAGCCGCAACTGGATGTTGCGGGCGCTGGGGCCGCTGCCCACCACAATGTTGAGGGAGTAGTCCTCCATGGCAGGATACAGGATCTCTTCCACGGCCCGGCCCAACCGATGAATCTCGTCGATGAAGAGGATGTCATTCTTGCGCAGATTGGTGAGGATGGCGGCCAGGTCGCCGGCCTTTTCAATGGCCGGGCCGGCGGTCACCTTCAGGTTGGCCGACATCTCGTTGGCCAGGATGTGACTGAGGGTGGTCTTGCCCAGGCCGGGGGGACCGTAAAGCAAGACATGATCCAGCGCGTCGCCCCGGCGCCGCGCAGCCTCCACCAACACCTGGATTTTTTCCCGCAGGCGATCCTGGCCGATCATCTCCCGCAGGGTGCGGGGACGCAGGGCGTGGTCGATGGGCCCATCATCCGGCTGGGCCTCACCGGAGATGGCCCGGGAAGGTTTGGGAGCCTGGGGGCCAGTCATGCTACGTTCATCTGCCATGGTTCGCCTGCCAGGGGATAGGTGAGGATCCTGTTGACTTTTCGTCCTGCACAATCATGGATATTTGCCCCTTGCACGTTTGTTCTAGTGCCTCTATTATAGCATCGATTTTGACCTTTGCCCTAAAAGCTGCTATAACCTGTCTATTCTTTTGCCGTAGACTCCTTGACAGCAAAACTCCTGTAGGGGCCGTCTCCTGCCGCCCATGCTGAAACCGAATGGAGGGGCAGGCAAGAATTGCAACCTGGACCACAGCCACAGGCCGACGGGGCGTGGACAATAGGCTCATCCACCCCATGGTCCGAAGGTTTTCCCGGCAGCCGGCGGCAACTTCGGGGGCTGGCACGCCCAGGATGGAAGTGTGCAGGAGTTCAAGAAAATCCTGAGGAGAAAATCAGCATGTTACGTGACGATTTTGTAGAAAAAGAAAAACAAAAATTGCTGGAAGAGCGGGAGCAGGTCCTCGATGAACTCACCCATCTGCGGGAATTGATGCAGAGCGAGGTGGATGTGGAGCCCGATGAGGGCGACGCAGAGATCTTCGAGCGGGAGAAGAACGCCGCCCTGATCGCCGTGCTGGAAAACAAGCTGCAGGGCATCGAGGCCGCGCTCCGCTCCATCGAAAAGGGCCAGTATGGCATCTGCGAGCGCTGTGGCCAGCCCATTGAGCTGGAGCGGCTGGAAGTCAAGCCGGACGCCACCCTCTGCGTCAAGTGTCAGCAGGAGGTGGAGCGCCGCAACCGCCGCAGCCGCCCCACCCGGCCGTTCGAATGGTAATCCAACCCCACGCCAGCCAGTAAGGATTTTGCCTCGTGTCACGTTCCGATCTGTCGTCCGCGTGGGGCACCGCCGGCAACGTCTATCCGTCGGCCCATCCTTTGGCCCGCCACAAGCTGACCCTGCTCCGCCGCAAGACGACCGAACCCAAAAAGTTCCGGGAGCTGGTCGCGGAGCTGGCCATGATGCTGGTCTATGAGGCCACCCAGGACCTGCCCCTGCACCTGGAGCCCATCGAAACACCCCTCACCGTGACCCAAGGGGCCACCATGGCCGCCAAGATCGGCCTGATCCCCATCCTGCGGGCCGGGCTGGGCATGGTGGAAGGGGCCTGGAAGCTGCTGCCCCAGGCCGAGGTGTGGCACCTGGGCCTCTACCGGGACGAGAAAACCCTCCAGCCGGTGGCCTACTACAACAAGCTGCCCACGGAACCCACCGTCCAGCTCTGCCTGATCCTGGACCCCATGCTGGCCACGGGCGGCTCGGCCATCGCCGCGGTGGATGTGCTCAAGAACTGGGGGGTCTCTCGCATCAAGTTCGTCGGCCTGATCGCCGCGCCCGAAGGGATCACCGCCCTCCACAGCGTTCACCCGGATGTGGACATCCACGTGGCCGCCGTAGACGAGCGGCTGACCACCCGGGACGATCCCTTCCCGCCGGGTTTCATCTGGCCCGGCCTGGGCGATGCCGGGGACCGTCAGTTCGGCACAGGCTGAAACTGACGGGCCTGCAGGGCCAGGTGCGCCTGGCCATCGGCGTGATAGCTGCTGCGCACCAGCGGGCCACTCTCCACCCACTTGAACCCCCGCCGTTCACCCTCTTCCTTGAGCCGGGCAAACTCGTCGGGCGTGTAGTAGCGCACGATGGGCAGGTGAAAGCGGCTGGGCTGCAGATACTGGCCGATGGTCATGATATCCACATCATTGGCCCGCAGGTCGTCCATCACCTGGAGGATCTCCTCCCACGTCTCGCCCAACCCCACCATAATGCCGGACTTGGTCAAGGTGGACGGATCCATGGCCTTGGCCCGCCGCAACAACTCCATGCTGCGGGCGTACTTGGCCTGGGGCCGCACCGTGCGATAGAGGCGGGGCACCGTCTCGGTGTTGTGGTTGAGGATCTCCGGCTGCGCGTCCATGACGGTCTGCAGGGCTGCCCAGTCGCCCTTGAAGTCCGGGATCAGGACCTCCACGGTGCAGCCCGGCACCAGTTTCCGGATCCAGTAGATGCTCTCAGCAAAGACCCAGGCGCCGCCGTCGGCCTGCTCGTCCCGGTTGACGCTGGTCAGCACCGCGTGCTGCAGGCCCATGGCCCGCACGCTTTCGGCAACCCGCCGGGGTTCGTCCGGGTCCAGGGGGCCGGGCCGGCCCGTCTTGATCTTGCAGAAACCGCAGCTCCGGGTGCAGGTGTCCCCCATGAGCAGGAAGGTCGCGGTGCCCCGCCCCCAACATTCGCCGATGTTGGGACACAGGGCCTCCTCACAGACCGTGTGCAGGTGCTTGCCCCGGAACAGCCCCCGCAACTCCCGGAATTTGGGGCTGTCCGGCGCCTTGACCCGCAGCCACGGCGGCCGCCGCCCCCGGGTTAACTGGCCCGGTCCCTGGGGAGCCGGCTCCAGGGTGATGGTGCCCAGTTCAGTCTTGGTCACATTGGTTTGTTCAGTCATGGATGCCTGCCTCTTTCAGGTGGATGGACATGTCCCGATTCAACCAGCTTTCAGAGTCTGGGCCTGTCAGGTTCCTTCCCATGGCCTGGCATGGCAGAAGGGACGGGTGCGTCTCAGGTGGGCGGAGTCTGGCGGGTGTAACGCTCTGCACCCTGGGGGGCCTCCAACGCCTGGTACGCATCCGAAGGGACAGTGACCGGCTGTAGGGCCAGGGATGGCTCCTGGGCCTGCTGTCGCTGGATCAAGATGGTCGCAGTGGCCAGCCCCACATGCAGCCAGAAGAGCACGGTCATGTGGGGGTAGGCCAGGTTGAACCAGTAGTGGTCGAAGATGCCGCTCACCAGCGCGCCCAGGACCGCGCCGGCCGATCCCAGCAGGATGGCCTCCAGCCGGGGGTCATAGCCCTGGCGCCAGGAAGAGAAGACCATGGCGAAGAAACCCACCATGACGGCCAGGAAGATGCCCAGGCCGATGATGC contains the following coding sequences:
- a CDS encoding FAD-binding protein is translated as MKTPTMDASVQRLRPTTVEEVQEAVGRHPRIKPVGNGSKRALARPGPGETVLELGGLAQILEYEPAEYTFTALAGTPVATIQAALAEHGQYLPFDPPLAEQGATLGGTVAAGLSGSGRYRYGGVRDFLLGVRFVDGQGRLVRGGGKVVKNAAGFDFPKLMVGSLGRLGVLVEVSFKVFPRPPAYATLVVPRPSLEDALETLARVATAPLDVEALDLVPGEQPQQQATLHLRLGGLPEVMAARADRLREFVGGGELYQGEEDAALWRQVAGFQWAPADHTVVKIPVTPTTIPALEERLASVNAPRRYAVGGHLAWLAWPGPLTQLDRWLAELGLGGLAILGSAEPVELGVRRGLPFLRRIQEALDPEKRFSTTERT
- the glcF gene encoding glycolate oxidase subunit GlcF, whose translation is MQHAIPVEHLGPQGDAMAHAVEKCVHCGFCLAACPTYKVLGEEMDSPRGRIYLMKEALEGHLTVDAMAPYIDRCLGCMACVTACPSGVEYGELLAPFRAFAEPKRSRTGLERLTRLLVKETLPYPGRFRLAASLGHLARPFQRLLPGPFAAMLELLPASLPTAPRLPERYPAVGRRRARVALLAGCVQQVLAPQINWATLRVLARNGVEVVIPRGQGCCGSLSMHIGEAEQARALARRNLAAWPEDVDAVLTNAAGCGSGMREYGLLFKGEPEEEAARRLAEKTQDVSVFLQELGLEPPPPLPEAITAAYHDACHLAHAQRVTAQPRRLLASVPNLSLVEIPEGELCCGSAGTYNLEQPEVAAELGERKARNILATGAQAVITGNIGCMTQIQAHLQALGHDLPVWHTMEVLDRAYRAAQPSRG
- a CDS encoding DUF1257 domain-containing protein gives rise to the protein MSKFVKVKTELRDVALIKRALDDLDMAYQENAEFVHRWSGFRGVLPLVVRQGHVQFGLRPTDGGAYEVVGDDMQMATISKALQQLQQRYAYHKVLEEVSRAGFDLVEEKTGRDQVIRLTVRRWA
- a CDS encoding DUF2997 domain-containing protein, which produces MNRQEIEIAILPDGRIEYTIKGVKGSACESISALLEQLGQVEVEERTGEYYDQDVTGHVSLHNA
- the ruvB gene encoding Holliday junction branch migration DNA helicase RuvB — translated: MADERSMTGPQAPKPSRAISGEAQPDDGPIDHALRPRTLREMIGQDRLREKIQVLVEAARRRGDALDHVLLYGPPGLGKTTLSHILANEMSANLKVTAGPAIEKAGDLAAILTNLRKNDILFIDEIHRLGRAVEEILYPAMEDYSLNIVVGSGPSARNIQLRLPKFTVIGATTRLALMTAPLRARFGVVERFDFYEQEAIQEIVSRAARLLQVEIDPAGAMEIARRSRGTPRVALRLLRRVRDYAEVRANGVIDRTVARQALALLDVDELGLDELDRRVLDGIINKFGGGPVGLETLAASISEEGDTIMDVVEPYLLQLGFLDRTPRGRVATRAAYEHMGVPYPERPAQNSLFDDSSS
- a CDS encoding TraR/DksA family transcriptional regulator; protein product: MLRDDFVEKEKQKLLEEREQVLDELTHLRELMQSEVDVEPDEGDAEIFEREKNAALIAVLENKLQGIEAALRSIEKGQYGICERCGQPIELERLEVKPDATLCVKCQQEVERRNRRSRPTRPFEW
- the upp gene encoding uracil phosphoribosyltransferase, with the protein product MSRSDLSSAWGTAGNVYPSAHPLARHKLTLLRRKTTEPKKFRELVAELAMMLVYEATQDLPLHLEPIETPLTVTQGATMAAKIGLIPILRAGLGMVEGAWKLLPQAEVWHLGLYRDEKTLQPVAYYNKLPTEPTVQLCLILDPMLATGGSAIAAVDVLKNWGVSRIKFVGLIAAPEGITALHSVHPDVDIHVAAVDERLTTRDDPFPPGFIWPGLGDAGDRQFGTG
- the lipA gene encoding lipoyl synthase — encoded protein: MTEQTNVTKTELGTITLEPAPQGPGQLTRGRRPPWLRVKAPDSPKFRELRGLFRGKHLHTVCEEALCPNIGECWGRGTATFLLMGDTCTRSCGFCKIKTGRPGPLDPDEPRRVAESVRAMGLQHAVLTSVNRDEQADGGAWVFAESIYWIRKLVPGCTVEVLIPDFKGDWAALQTVMDAQPEILNHNTETVPRLYRTVRPQAKYARSMELLRRAKAMDPSTLTKSGIMVGLGETWEEILQVMDDLRANDVDIMTIGQYLQPSRFHLPIVRYYTPDEFARLKEEGERRGFKWVESGPLVRSSYHADGQAHLALQARQFQPVPN